The Oncorhynchus nerka isolate Pitt River unplaced genomic scaffold, Oner_Uvic_2.0 unplaced_scaffold_1562, whole genome shotgun sequence DNA window CTCTGTAGGAGAGAAAACACCAGAGCAACCTGAAACCAGTAAGAGTGAGGCAATACTGCAAGTGGTCAACTCAACGGGACTTGGTTCTCTCCGTAAATGCCAAAGTGAGAACTCTCAAccattactgtctctctgtaattCCAACATGGTGCCCTGCACCAAAGAGGTCTTGTCCCAGATTGTGACCATGTATAGGTCAGAGGTGGCAGATTTGGAATGCACATCATCTGTTGCAGAGGGTTCCTCTTACAACTCCCTTGAAGTCTGTGGCTTTTTGGACAGTGTCATGTCTTATCTAGAAGACATGCCCGTGTCTGGTTCTTCATGGTTGGAAGGATTAAGAGATACTCCAGCCTCAGTCATTGAGAAACTCTCCAGTGAGGAGTTCCAGATGAACGCTACCAACGAAGTGCGAAAAATACTGATCAAATCAGTCAGTAGCTTTCCCAGCAAAGTCAGTTCCAGCCAGACAGATTCTCAGATGTTGCCAGCAAAATCAACAATTTCCTTAAGGCATACAGATATAACTGCTTTTGAAATCGTTGGATCAATTACAAATGACATGAAGAGCCTTTTCCCACCCACAGAGTCTTCTACTACTCTATGGCAGGCAGACTCTATGCTTCAACAGAGTGATGAGAAAACCTCAGAGTACACTGAGGCCACACCCAAAGGCTCACAGTCTGGTTTGGAAGTATCTGAGAAGAAGATCTGGACAACTGCAAAGACTATTTACCACAATGTGAAGACAAAGATGAGGAATTATTTTACATGGCAAAATCAAGTcaaagcaacaacggctcaagcAAAAAAGACCCTCAGCCATATTCTGGTTTCAATTCAGAAAGAGCTGTCAAAATCTGACAAAACGGTGACTGCGCTTTCACAAATAGAGAATGTGGTTGGAATGATGCTGAAGGATGTTGAAAGGGTAAGCAGTGAATGTGGTGAGGAACCGATCTATCAAGCGCCACAGCGTTCTTCCTCCTCGTTGTCATCCTCATCTGCCAGATCAAAGAAGTCAGAGTGGGAGTTTTCACTCCCTGGCACTCCCATCTCTTCTGATTTACCAGAGAGTATTACTCAGCCCATTGTGAGATGCTCAGTCATCGACATGGGCAAATCTACTAAGCCAAAAACATTGATGTGTGATGCCAGGGAAAGCATGTCTGCAATAGTGGATACCATCATAAAGGAGGTACAtccagaggaagaaggggaggttGCATTCCACCCTGATCTAACAGCTGCAATAGCAAGACTGGAGGAGCTCATATCTCAGGGTAGGATTGGTGCTCTCTCACGTGATCTTACTCACCAAGTCAACCGCATCATTTCTGAGAGCAACTTGACCCCTCTGGTTCTGACAGTGGCGGCTGGAAAGAGTGTATCCGATACAGTCCTTACTGAGCTGAAGAGGAATGACAAGACGGTGGGGAAGCCCACAGCTTACAAGCTGGTTCAGCTTTTTGCAGAGGAGTCTGTGAAGTGCCTCTTGCTTCCTAGCCTTGTGCCCTCTACAGCTTCAATGAGTTTGGCTCAGGGAGTTAGTGTGCCGGCTAGCGTATCTGAAGATAGGATTTCATGTTCTTTTTCTACATCAGCATTTAGTGACACAGTCAGCCTGTTTACCAAAGTAATGGTAAGCCAGGTCATGGACTCTGTGGTTTCTGATGCACAAAGCAGAGGGTCATCTCCAACCGGAACTGTAACTGATATAGGCAGTCTACTGAGTGGTAAGTCCTACCCTCTGCCATCTTTCTCCGCCATCAGCATGACAACAAGTGGGACCTCCAATGCTGCACGAGGCTTTGAGGCCAACATAGATGCTGAGGAAAGGGATACCATCAGTTGTTTCGGTGTACCTCAGAGCATTGTTTGTGATGAGAATTCAACCAGCCCGGATGTTGCCTCGCTTTCAACCCCATCCACTGACAACTTAGTCGGTGATTATGACTTCACCAGCCTCATCAGCATGTTAGTGGTGAGACTTCTGTCAAAAATCCAAACCCAAAATGATCTGTACCCAACTGACGTCACACGCACGTCACAAGACCTGATTCCAAAAGTTATAGCTGCCTTCTGTGCATGGTCAGGCTGCTCTGAGACCCAAGCTTATCCCAAGAACCTGAAGAGTCACAAAGTATACAGCACCGTCTACAAACATCTGTTGAAGGAGTTTGGCTCAGAGAAAATACTCCAACTGGCCGTGTCGACTCAGGACTCCACATTCAATAGGATTCTTGTGAAGTCATTGAGCAAGGAGCTTCTCCACAGTTGTAACAAGGCATCAAGAGCAGCCTCAAGAACATCTTTCGAAGCCACCAGGCCAGAAGCTCTTCTCATGGCTGAAGATGTGAAGGCTACCAGAGGGAAGCTGTCTTTCCTACAAAGGCTTGCCAGACTGAAATTCGACTTAAAGGTACATCACACTTATTTAAGTTAACAATTGTCAATGTGAGTCAACAATGTTATTTAGAGAAAATGTAAAACCATCCATTAATTCCAAAACCATTTATAAATCTTGTTGTGCTGGTGTGTAAGATGTGATCGTTATTACCGTGAGATTGTTCTGCTGTGACAGTTGTTTTGACATGTTTTTGTTTTAGCCATTCATGATGGGAAACAAGAAGGATTCCAAGAAGATGGCCCTCTCAGCTTGATATGTGTTCAGAATattatatttaagttttttatttaccaaaagcctgtatagatctttagtcgggcctctttggtaggttttctctagctctgagatttcagattcaagggcactcagttccgcaccgtgttttttcttcagccctttagtataggaaataatctgtcccctcagataggccttcaatgtgtcccaaagaattaagctgtcaggagcagagggtttgtttgtcaaagtaaaaatattgatctgctctttgatgaatgcacaaaattcaggttgctttaggagtgtagaatttagtctccatctatatgctccatttaccttggtaggaatggagattgataataccagaggagaatggttactaagcaatctggggagatactcgacatctaacactctatgaaacagttgtgtcgaaagtaaaaagttatctatgcgtgtgtgtgtcttgtgtgggtgtgaataaaaagagtagtccctatcctgtgggtgcaactgtctccagatgtctagtaaattgagatctttcatgaatgacatggtgagcttgccggctttggtaagaagtgagggtttatcagaagacctatcaagaactgtatctaagcaaaaattaaaatctcctccaaccagtagccatcctggtggtgcttgagcaacctgaaggaagacattctgaataaacatatggtcatcgaagttaggagcataaatattcaatagggtccaagactctgaaaacatatgcccctgcaccaaaacaaacctgccagagggatcagagatggtgttgttgacgcagaaggggatgtgtctaattatcaaaattgcagttcctcttgctttggAGTTAAAAGAGGATGCAAAAACTTGTCCTACCCATTCCCTCTTCAATTTCTTGTGTTTACTGGCTGTAAGATGTGTTTCTTGTAAAAACACAATGTCAGCCTTTAATTTCTTAAGGTATGTATAGACTCTTTTCCTTTTAATCGGGCTGTTAAGACCTTTTACGTTGAATGTGACATATTTTAGTGGATTAAGCATAGGTTGGGTTTCAAATATGTAACTGAATAGAAACCTATCATATGCAGATAATTAGGAAATGTTTCAACTTTGGTTTGAGCACAAAAGTGACCTGTGTGTCTCTTTAGGAAGGAAACAATAAACGTagaaaaaaggaagaaaaaataaataaaaatcccacCCACCCCGATTGTCAGACTAAAACAACAATCCCAACAATCAAACATGAATACACTTGTAGAGATACGTTGCTGCTCGCTTTCCATCTTGCTCTTACTAGCTAAACCTTGGCGTAAACTAAAACCTGCGAGCTCTCTAAATTGAAAACAAACGTTGTGAATAGATATTTATGGCTGAATATTTACTGCCCACGGTAAGGGATGCTTGAGTCTCTTTTCGAAAGATTAACATAAATGAGGGGGAAAGCAATGGGCCTAAACCCACTTATTGCTTCGCCCAGTAGATATGGACTAAACCAAAATATACTCTCCTGTAAATGTAATTACGGTTAGTTGAAAATGTACAAATCAATTAAAGTGACCGGGAGATACCAGCAGTTCAATCCGGATAAGAGAAAACAAACGAACTGCatttatcccccagagagaccgtcctggctcagacgttgctcagttctttgagaaaagtgtgcacttctcccggtgtgttgaagagatggcttCGGCCTTTGTACTGAACTTTCATCCGCGCAGGGTGGATGAGGTAGCCGGTGATGTTCTTCTCCTTCAGTGCTTTGGCGGCAGGTCTGAACTGCTTGCGGCGTCTGGCGAGATCCGCGCTCATATCTGGGAAAAGGCTGACCCTCTTTCCATCGATGGTGATGTCCCCTTTGGCTCTTGCGAGTTGCAGTATCTTCGCTCTGTCTTGGAAACGGAGGAACCTCATCAGGACGGCTCGTGGGGGCTCATCTGGCCGGGGTTTCGGCGCTGATGTTCTGTGGGCGCGTTCGATTTCCAGCGGCTTGGTGAAGTTGATTATGCCTAGGACCTCCGGGATCCATTGAGTGAAGAAACGGACCGGGTCACGGCCCTCGCTGTCCTCTTTCAATCCCACCACACGGATATTACTATGTCTACTCTGGTTCTCCATCTGATCTACCTTGTTTTTGAGGTAGGCATTGTCCTTTTGCAGTTGTGTCAAGACCTGGTCATGTCTAGCGATGGTATCTTCAACTGTGCTAATGCGCAACTCTGCCTCAGTCGTTCTCAAAAGGAGATCATTCATGGAGGATTTCAGGTCGTCAATGGAAGAATGGAGTTCAGCCGATTTCTTATCAATTTTCAGAGAAAGACCTCTGTTACCACCCTGAATTTCCCGGAGGAGAGTAGCCAGCATGTCGGCAGGCTCGCAAGAGGCTGCTGAGAGCAACAGTCTGGAACTGTCGTCTGAGTTATGAGGGCTAATGCTAATCTTGCTAGCTGTAGCGTTATCGTTATCTTGGGAATCAACAACGTTTTGGTCGTCCTTCTTGCCTCTCGGTCGGAGGTCCATGGCTCTTTGGGAAGGTAAGTACTTGACAATTTATCAGCCGATGTTAGAATATTGTTTCAACGTTGTTATTTAGGTAAAAATAGAATAACTTTGAAGAGCTCGGTTTGTCAACGTCTGCTCAGCTCCGCGGCATCACGTGCTCCCGGACGTTTACTGTTTGAGATATTGGTGTACAAAGCTGCTATTGCAAAAATATGAaaccctatatacagtacattatatatTATCGATAGTAATCTCTTATGTAAAATGATTTATAGTTTCCAAATCTCAAGATTCTGGTTTTCATTTATTTGTGAAAGTAATAATGAGTTGAAACTAAGAATACAATATAACATAATTTCTAAATGAAAGTGCATGTagactctctctcttctgtcgccCAACATAGTGGCACATCCTGGACTCCCAGAGggtcttccctccacctctcaacAGGAGAAGCCTCGCAAACGTCCCCTTCTAAACAGGATGTTTTCCACCATCTCCATAGGCCTATCCAAGCCATTCAAACAGTTTTCAAAGCAAGCTTAATACAACAATTTCCTTTAATACAGTAATATTTGCATTAAATTGATGGCCTTTGTCTTCTTTTGTGTTGCCCTGTTAACACATTTGATTAGAAAATACAGTCATAGTCACGGTGTAGGCTAAACAAAGTAATGTTGTCCTGAATAATGTATAGAacatgcaccccccccccccacccgcacacacacacacagtgtgattcattgaacacacacacatagtacttCAGATATGTCCCACAACCAGCATTCAACCAGATATCAATGATTCAGTGTAAAATACATGTACTGTAAAATAAACCGTATTTAATTTACAACCAATAAAATAATACATGATGCAGGACACTCAGTTATAAGGGAATTAACTGGTTTAACTTctcaaacagaaacacacacatttccattttctgtggATCGCCCATGTTTACATTTTACTGAATGCTAGTCTGACCTTTGACCTGTAGATGGTATTAAAGGTCGACTTTTGCTGCAGATCCACTTCTAAAGCTCAAACCTCTCTGGACAAGTTGCCGAAACATTtgtccctagtgtgtgtgtgtgtgtggcaaaaaAGGGAATATTGCACTACACTTTTATCATACAGATACATTTTGCATTCGGTAGCATAGCACAGCTGTAGTTTTTTCAAATGCCAAATGtacatgtagcatgcttctgccTACAGATGCTTTTCTGAGTGACTTGTGTTGTGAGAGAACCAGAATTCAAACATAAACTCCTGGATTACATTTTATAATATTGTCAGCTCTTTTTAGTAACATATGGTAGCATACATGTTTCACACGGTGGCAAGTCAAGCTAGTTAGTTACATGTAACAATATTACATTATATGGTCAATGTTTGTGTGTATCCTCTTAGCTTTTACCTTCGACATCAACAAGCGACGCACGGGCTGGTCCTGCAGACTCCCACGCCCATGGCCCAGGAGAACGCTGGGGGCCACCTGCTCACTCACGTCCCAGCCATCTCCTTTGAGACCGACTCTACTGTGGAGTGCACCTCCAAGTGGACTCCGGAAGAGAGGGACCGGGTGAAGGTTAAACTGGCCAACATGGCCTTGATGGGAAGGATCAAAAAGTCTTGGCTGTGAAATGCCCATTATGTGTGATTATCGAATTTATAATTTTCCACTTTTGAAACAACAATGGGAAAGACAGGGTTTATAGCAAAGGTTGCTCAGATTGGGCTTTTGGAAAAATTGGGAGAATGAAAGTGCACTCCTGATTCAGAGAGAAAGATCCATCTTAATCATCCATACCATTGTTTAAATTACAATTAAAAAAACATTCAAACTGTTCCTGAGTTTCgaaagacagagaaaggaaaACATCCTTATCTTCAGGCTGTTCACACCTGTTCACACAAGTCCTACTGTCCACAATCTCAGGGTTCTTCAATACAAACACACCTGTTTCAGAAAACCTGATCACTTTCACATTCAAACAATGTTTGTAGGATACTTTCAATAACTCAATAAATGTAAGTGTTGAAACCATACATAGCTGGTAACTTGAGCTCGGCAGAGTAGTTTTGACCTGTGTCCAGATGCAGTCATTTATGTTGTCTAAAGGCAATTTGTCTCTTATAACAATGTAATTTTTCTGAATAATCTAATTGAATTGACTGGTAGGTAGTCACTAACTATTTGTAGCATGTGTTCCTCTGTTTATTGATATTTGTATGGTGTGTATGTGTTAAGCTGTTAAGTAATTAATGTTGATATTATCCAAAGGGTTTTTAACTGAAATGTTAAATGTTGGTGTCTCGATCTCAGACATTTGCGCTCATATTTGTAAATAGTATTTCAAAAATGGCAGAATCAAACAGTATTGGAATAGTGACTTGTATTTTGCATCTAGAAGTGTAAGAATTTTAGAAGAATGCTATTTCATCAGTCAAATGTTGCACTGTTATCAAACAGGGTTGTGCTGAAAATCAAATGAACCACAGCCAAATTAATCATTTGCAACTAAGAGTAAGATTAAAAAAGACATGTATAACTTACTTCCTTGATAAAATACattctaaaatgtaaatatatgtGATTTCTGAGTATGTAGTGCACATATCTGTTTAAGGCCCAAAGCAGacgtttttatatcaatatcaaatcatttctgggtaacaattaagtaccttactgtaatacaTTACGATGAAAAtggtccaaaatgtattttttgcaAAAAACACTTTCTCAAGCactaattttgctaggactgtctgggagtggtcagtGTGGAGGGGAAATTAAAGTTATTGGCACTCTCTTTGTCGTTGGTCTATAAACCAATTTACACATGGTGATGTCGCCATTGAAAGCCAAAACTCTCTcccatgcaaacctgctgattagaaggtgCTGTATAGATGTGGGAAACTCTCTTTTCATGGCACTTCAATATTGAAGTGaatttttcgtagcaggttaggaaactGAGGTGAAggtcaggaaaagggttagggttagtgaaaaTGACCTCAAAACCTTCTACGAAAATTACTTTGCATTGAAGTGCTGTGAAAAGAATGTGTCCCTGCTCAGGTGTtacatgcatcaaccaatggttgtgtgCCAAGTCAATCGAAATGAATGAAGAAGACAAGGTCATTCTAGTGAGTTAATAAAATGACAAGGTGTTGCCTGTCAGCGTTGTAGACTACTGCCTCACAAGCCCGGGCTTTAGTGGCACTGGCATACGCGCTTGCCTCTGCACTGAAGGAGCCACCGAACGCGTCCGCGTTGCAGCTCTCACTTTCTCCCGCTACAGTATGTCCTACAATGACATATTTGGTGGGGATTGGCAGCCAACAATAGGATTGGGACTAAATAAAAGAATAAAACGATATTGAAATGAATATTATTAACAAATATTTCCCAGAACATTTTGGGTTCAACCTAAGGCTGACTAGGACAGATCAATCAACTTGATCCGACACAGTAAGCCTACATGTCATACGTAAGTAAACCCACAAGAGAGACAATATTGTAAAGGCAGGAGCATGTTCGATGGAAGGCGTAGGGGTAGGCAATCGAAAACGTTTGACGGGGAAATTTCTGTCAATATTAGCTAGTCCTACTGAGTGGGCAAGTAACCTTTCCCGCGCTCTTCCTAAAAATACTATTTGTGATGTCATAAAGGTCTAACGTTCCATGACGTAGCATGTAGCCCTAAATTACAGTCCCTGCCTGCAATATTGTCCTCACTCTCGACCTGAACTCAACTTGAATGTAACCAACACAGACAAGGACATGCTTTTTGAGACATAAAATAGCTTGAATGGATGAGGAAAAGGTAAGCTAAATTACTTCATACAATATTGGGGGAAAGTAAAAAAGGGTAAAGCAATCTAAGCGGATATTTCTTGTAAAAAGCTATAACATATTGTAAAGCAAATGTACCATTCTTTATAAAGTCACCAGCTTAGCTCTGATATGGCTGTAGCTCTATTTATGATGTCCTCTGCACAGATCTACTCTGACATTGACATATTATTACTTATTGGAATGTCTGTCCT harbors:
- the LOC135568471 gene encoding uncharacterized protein LOC135568471 isoform X1; its protein translation is MTKEQLAKLCKTIVTFIAQTTLQILLPALARVLGVKDFADDDTDSPKRGGSARSFAAFDQERLELIQEVRYLAKKMYKGGTGAQHLRSLTPSSKSSQSSVKVHLGMTEDRIIKSVQEQLSDHNILSSCPPELTVGLIKVVVEQLNSALSATISRAISGQSSPISSGNQAAEQMVNMVQKCFDDHATPEDQSSTSVLESCIPPATEEVMTVIAEMVGELEKEDPELAKVFREVAVKVKMLASGSDLVVEHLDVEDSPVPEELNITCTSCKAMMQNLGTLFSVKFKTKASKAVSEILVRRLMSDISGMVQPSHSFSTTPSLMNASSPSDRILDSAATELIQTKVESEASKIIDNFVEDVKDIVQYAELDQPTSTQRDTQVGHCTTKRKPFHAARRLCERLQAKLETLFLRMGGAPVQGEELMEKADSSAALLEHTDSSDLPVSILSLPSPCRGESPISERSSSSLSDGCDSTDSVGEKTPEQPETSKSEAILQVVNSTGLGSLRKCQSENSQPLLSLCNSNMVPCTKEVLSQIVTMYRSEVADLECTSSVAEGSSYNSLEVCGFLDSVMSYLEDMPVSGSSWLEGLRDTPASVIEKLSSEEFQMNATNEVRKILIKSVSSFPSKVSSSQTDSQMLPAKSTISLRHTDITAFEIVGSITNDMKSLFPPTESSTTLWQADSMLQQSDEKTSEYTEATPKGSQSGLEVSEKKIWTTAKTIYHNVKTKMRNYFTWQNQVKATTAQAKKTLSHILVSIQKELSKSDKTVTALSQIENVVGMMLKDVERVSSECGEEPIYQAPQRSSSSLSSSSARSKKSEWEFSLPGTPISSDLPESITQPIVRCSVIDMGKSTKPKTLMCDARESMSAIVDTIIKEVHPEEEGEVAFHPDLTAAIARLEELISQGRIGALSRDLTHQVNRIISESNLTPLVLTVAAGKSVSDTVLTELKRNDKTVGKPTAYKLVQLFAEESVKCLLLPSLVPSTASMSLAQGVSVPASVSEDRISCSFSTSAFSDTVSLFTKVMVSQVMDSVVSDAQSRGSSPTGTVTDIGSLLSGKSYPLPSFSAISMTTSGTSNAARGFEANIDAEERDTISCFGVPQSIVCDENSTSPDVASLSTPSTDNLVGDYDFTSLISMLVVRLLSKIQTQNDLYPTDVTRTSQDLIPKVIAAFCAWSGCSETQAYPKNLKSHKVYSTVYKHLLKEFGSEKILQLAVSTQDSTFNRILVKSLSKELLHSCNKASRAASRTSFEATRPEALLMAEDVKATRGKLSFLQRLARLKFDLKPFMMGNKKDSKKMALSA